The nucleotide window TACTTTTACAGGTACAAATTTTTATGCTAAGGTTATCGTGAAGTTTTCACCTTGACTTTAAGTAAACAATTTCATTATTATCGGTTTTGTAGTTTTCCTTTAAaactagataaataaaaaaaaatgtaagaagAGTGAGAGGCAGAAAACTGATTAAGAGTACCTTTAAATCGAATTCTTaacttacaattaaatatttatttcttaattcatAATAAATCAGTGGACACCTACGAAAAAATGTCGCAAAATATCTAacacttttataattttgacgcctttatacaaaatcattaaaattccATTAGACTTTTTGAAACTAAATGACACTTATTAGTATCTTACTAAACAcctttatcaaaaacaattatCGACATGCCTTGATCACACATACCTTTACAAGtcctaaacaaaaacaaatagccatatttccaaacaaaatttCTAGGCATATTCGTGACACCGTATCACGATCACGTAATCCCTAGGTCTGCTATTAACCCACTTATACGCATATAAGTACACACGACAGATGTCTACAGAGGCCGTCAGCTCATTATTTTTCCGCTACATTATTCATTGTCTAAGACATAATACCGCAAGCAACAATATTGTATGGCCCCAAGTTATGTGCCCTTCGAGACATGAAAAGGCtctttttatgtaacaaaaccttttgtaattaatttaagaattttGGAAGTTTGTACTAATATTGGCgattataaaaagctttttcaaattgttttcgTTTGGcgtttgtgtttaaaatttgtGTTGTGATTTTGGTTTGGAAAGTAATATTACactaataatagaaaatttctAAAGCGTCTTAAACGCGTTGAGAATTTTAAGGTTTACGATACCCCTTTGCTGCCCGCCGCCgccgtttcgatcgaattgcatcgatgCGAGTCAGCCCGTGACTACGGtcgatacaattttattgtatgtgtacaaaccgcgatagttttaaaatattatacttatatttgaaACATAACAATCAGTGTTCAAAAACCATAAAACTAAACTACTAATaactaagaaataaaagaaCCCATTTTgcaattgatattattttcaatacatacaACGTCTATTCACGCAGTTTTTATTTCATCCAATATTATCAACGATATCCTAAATACGATCCGatttaatcaaaatccttttcagttttattgtcagtaaaattttatattcagtCAGTCAGCTGTTAACACAAACACGTAATTGCTTCTAACgctaaagaaaaatgtttttttcaacataaaattattgttaaaacacTTCTAGATATATTTTGAGACGAGTGGAAAGTCTTGTAGAACACTTTTggattaaaaaaactttaatcgTTCTTCATAAAAAAGATACACGAAAATGGTGGTGGTTTGGTatggaataagattttttttattatttattttgctgccTCTGTGGTCGTAGTCTTAGCTTCGATACCCGAGATATCAAAGTGCCATTGAGCTTTTCTATTTTACGAGTATATTAGATAGTACTCAATAGTAAAGTTTTGTTGCTTTcttggtatatggcaatataCTCTTCCCTATTCCCTACACAATGTCAGTGACGAGAAACgggtgtatttataaataaatatgttgcaAGAATTCATTTGAACTCTTGGTCGAGTGGTCAAAGTCGAGTGCAAAATCTAGTAACCAATATGCCGTTTTGCACCAGTTAGCTCGTACCAACACAAAGTGCTCCCACGGATATTGCAGGCCTGACAACAAAGTGATTGTGCATTTTTAATAAACGCcgtattatttatctttattattgcGACTGATGGATGACTCGGCGTTATTCACTTTGAATATTATGTTTCGTATAGCCGTGAATGCCGTGATATGAAAAAAACAGTAACAACCATTTTCCAAATACTGTTTTGTGGAAAACAAAGAGATAATGACGATGTTTCTGTAATTGTATTAGAATTTAACTCGCGGGTCGGAAAGCGtggatatttgaaataaaatttgcacggtctttttattcaaaattgtactatatatttataacattctataaatttataaattaaaagtttttcgTGCAGCTATAGATAATTCATgaaaaaaagtaggtactataaaTTATCTTTACATAAAAAGTCGATCTCAGAAAATGGTGCAACGCAGCCGAAGTGCAGATTTTCATAGCACAGTTCGGTTTCCACAAAGGTTAATAACCTTCCGAAATACGTTCACACAGATCCGCCACTATTCAGCGTAAGAGGAACCTTCAAAATAGCTCATGTCTATCTTAAAGCGCTATCAAGAAGCCTTAATATACCCTCTGTGTGGAGCCCCGCTTTGAAAACAGAATGCAATCTATCACAGGGTGCTTCCATAGTTTATACAGTCTTATACAAGTTCCTATTTATTACAGTCCTGTTTAAGGCGGAGACGAGACGAGGGGAGGTGCtcaataaaaatcaatcaaatgaAATCGTTCAGTTGGAAAGATGTACAAAATGTAGCTTTGCTTTCATcatttttgttgaatttattgTCTCTACTGCATTGTGATTTATCGTTCTTTTGCTGTTCATGCAAGTGGTTTggatatggagaaaaaattgtGCACTCAGTAAAATTCGTTGATCTTAATACCAGCGATGtggttttttttagtaattcaCTTTTCTTAACAAATCTTAATTagtatttgaaaacaaattgaTTGAGTGAAAGTTCATCGCCTGACTTTATTTTTGGTGCCAACGAGTGTTGTTTAAGAGTTTACAAACCAGCTATCGTGCTTGTGTGaaaataactgtttgtttttgGACCAAACCCTTAAAAGCGGCCAAACGCATGTAAAAACACTTTAAATCACCCAGCCAGTGCGCCgaacaaaataaatctgaacaatttttaaaatattgtacgaGACTTGGTGAACGGTGGTCCATTTAATTACACGGCAGATGCGTTTTGGTTGAGAGCCAAAAATCGTGGCGCACATGCTTAGCTTTGCCTCACGTTGGTTTAATGTGTGGGCACGTTTCACCAAAAGATTGGCTTAGATAAACACTGTTTAAGTATATTATCCTTTGAGGTGCTACACCTAGTGCCGTTAAGCCTACAAAGTTTAGACTTTAATTCCAGCTAAAGGTTTGGTTTTTTTATCGTGTATGGATTTTATGTGGGAGGTGATTTTGGTAGGCGATTTTTGGTGCATATACCTTCACAACTCATGTTCGTGTGGGCTCCTCTGCTATGCTTCGAAAAGGATTCTATAGACAGAGTATATAAGAGTCTATAAGAATAAGTCCTCTAATGTTATAAAGTAGTCGAATTGAACAATGACCTCTTGAAGTTGAAGAAAAGAGACAACGAAATGTCTCATTCTTGTCTATGAAGAGTTCGTACTCAACATTTTCTACTCCTTCAATACTATCCCTATTAAGAGGGTTGGTAAcattaaaagttttcaaagcCGAACCGTATCGAGGAAATGTTTAATGAACTcgtaacttaatattattccTTTAGTTAAAGTTTTTTCTTTAGGACTGAATTTTTTTGCTGTCATTCGGGAAATAGGGCTCAAAATTTTCTTCACTTTGTTGTCCATTCTGTGGCTATTTACtaagatttatttcaaaagtcaTGCTTTTTATAGTTTACTAGTTTAGCtggttttaatttgaaataaattagcCGATAGAAACCGATAGAAAACGAAAGATTTTCGAACGTATTTCCTAGAACTTGCGACGTTACTATTTTGTAACTTAAAATTCATCTATGAGGCGGTAAGGAGGAAAGCCGTTCATATACGGAATAGTGATTGCAACTAGCTTTTGAGTTTCATTAACTGTGGTAAGTTTATGAAACCAGTCATTCATTGCAAATTTCTAGGAATAAATCAAGCTTCACAGCCTCCACTAAAATTACCTTTCCGAAAATACTAATTACGAAACCAAATGAGATTGACACTTCAGGGAAATGAACACAAAACTGTAAAACAACCCAGTCAATGTCGCTTAAATAGCAATTATAGGTTCTTTGAAATATATGGTTTGTACAAAAATTTGTAATGGGAAAAGTTACGTAACCGGTCCGACGGGATTCAATACAGCTCCATTGATCGTTAAAATTCTGTTGTCAACTCTATATATTATTccacaaacaaatatttacggAGTGTGCGAGACGATTACTAAAATAGGCAGGATATTTATGTGGAAACACCTACATGAGTTTACTCGTAATGGCTTCTCTAGTATTTATATCAGGCTACGCTCGTGGGATAAATACATATCTAGATTAATATTATTCGTGATACTTTAGGGTGAGAACCGTTGCGTTGTAAGTTACCTCATAAGAGTGCTTTGATTGCCTTTTCGCTAAATAATGCTTTAGGATTTTAGAGAggaaaggtttaaaaaaatgatttgactCAGCTAGAAACCAATAGCTGTAAAAATTCGAGGTttaccattaaaataaagtttgttaaaGATCTTCTTGTTGCAAAAAACTACGGGAGGCTTGGTAAGCCCTATTAAAAATGGACATTTGTGAAGTTAATATACAGACAGACGTTTTTATTCGAACTAACAATAATTTACGTATTTAGCCGGAGTTCAATCGTAACGTACAAACCTTAGAACATTTGCTCTGAGTTATTGTATTGCGGCTCTTAAATTCTCGTacaaaaccaaaatattattttaattaggcAATTCAAACCATTGGGCTGTGTGGAAAGTTTGATAACGTTCGCCGACCTCATACGTGAAATGAGAAAATAATTACACGCATATTAAAACTGAATTTTTGATAAcgattacatttttttctgtaattgTGCTGATTTTATATGACTTTGTAATGTTTACAATTAAGATAAGagatgaaatattaaaatagaacgCGCtgactgaaatataaataagcaTACTTAAATGAAAGCAAGAATCCATGTAACATTGAACAATGAACGAATAACGCTTTTTTATCATAGAgggaaataaaactttttagtaaTGTTTGACCCATTTGACTAGATATacacttatacaaaaaaaaaatctacctcATTTCAAACGTCAAACTAttccttaatttatttatatttagcatcTGTGATTAAAACTCGTGATTTTCAATGTCTTGTTAGTGGATCCCGTTCTGCTGGAAGTGGGCGCAAGAAAAAGGTTTGCGTGTCCCGTATAAAAGGTTGTCTTGTATCTAAAATGATGAACCATTATGATCTTAATATTTGTTTCTCCGTCTAATAAATTTCACCCGTTCTTCGCTTGTCTATTCCGTAGATGACAGGGAGTGCTCGTTACGCTCCCTAAAGGGCTGTCACATCCGCCGAGGTTAGCACTTTTGTATAAcgtattaaaactttattttcactTCAAGTTTTTGGTGACAAGTGACGAAAATTCGCGAGAACCGCTTTTAGAATTATTGAATAAGTCGGTGTTTTTCTGTATTTTGCTTTTTCAGGCTCACAGTTATTTTTTCAGATTTGTTATACAGATAGAACTTCCTGTAgatgaatataatttacttcATAGTTACCaattattcaaattgaaatgataattttattcaagcaCTACAGTTTCATGATTCAACAAAGTTTTTAGTAACTTCATTTGATACAACATctcatttattttagatttttattgacTCACGTACGCTTATTTaccagaaaaacaaaaataaaaaatgaacgAAGTATTGCCTTAAAGAAATTTCAGCAAAAGTTCACCACAATAAAATCCTTCTACAAAACGTATCAAACAGATTTATTTCTCACAAACGTAGCAAAATTGTCCCACTTTGTCAGAATTACACTATACATTTCACAAAGCCGCTAAAATTACTTCCTACAGATTTTCTTCATGAGCTGCTTGAAATCCGAGAGTTTCTGCGAACAAATCGTGTACAACGGaagattataatataggtactggTTTAAATTGCTTAGTCGTTTTGATACCTTTCACCTCATAAAAAGCTTTTACGTTTGTGTTATTGTCATTACCGTCTTCTTAGTCATTATACTGTACCGGTTGGGAGTGTCTGTTAATCTTTATTGCGCTTTTATTCCGAACTTGGTGTAAGAAAATATTCGTTTGCAGTAACATTTGATGTTAATCAGTATGttaccaaaaatatacaaaaataaagcaTCTATTTTCACAAAGCCCACATACAATCTGCAATATAAATCGGGACAAATTATAATCTATCTCGATTTATCAGCAAAGATTCTTGTCAACCTATTTTGGTATAGTTGCGACTGAAGTTGTTGTTTTATCATAGTATATTGTATTAAAGGTTTATGGGATAATTTAGTGCCCCCAAACTATCTGTAGCACAATGAACCCTCCAAGGGAAAAAATCTGCAAGTAACAAACACCCAACAAAAACATGAGACCGCTGGAACTAAATCATGCCACACCAAGGATAgttgttttagtaatatttcAAGCCAAACCAGCAAAAACCGAGTCACGACCCAAACGAGATGTACACTATAGAAAGGAATTCTGTCTAGTCACCGAAATATTACGAGAGcattaaattttacttacaaTGATGTGCAAAGAAAAGAGGCTTTTTATTATGACTCCTATTGTCACCACTATAAGGTTGAAAGCTTTTGcgaattacaattaatattcaaaGGACACGATGTATTACAAATtcaatgctttatttttaaaattacgtgtttgggaagaaaataaataaattggtttaTCCGAGGATTACAGCTGTAAATCGGAACGTATATTGATTCaaatttatacaatttgtttgtaattcTAATCGGAATGGGTCAGATTTTTGTAAACAGTCGGGTAATTTGATCATCGCATTACGCTGAAATATCAAAGGATTTGAGACTAATGGGTGTTGTTGCCATAGCAACTGTTTacataactattttaatatatattatgaaactgTAGTGTGAATTAGTCAGTGCAACATACATAATGATGATGACAACGAATAATAAGAGTTAGCGCGAGTTATTTTTGTAACGAAAAACAAATGTTGCCATGAGTTAGCTCCAAACCGTAGAGTGATTTCGTGTAGTAGTAAATAATCGAGCGGCTATCATAATGATGCCTTAAAGTTtgtgaattaattaatatttttaacttacgactgtatattttgtttacttttaaaataagagAAGGGTCAAGTCTTGAGTCCATTTATCTGCGAAATAAGAATTGATTCGTTGTTAAAGCAACTCTTGAGAAATTGAACCCAAAAACGCTTGCcaatatttaaattctatttctGTGATTGCATCTTGCAGGTATAATTACAGTCTATTTAATCGAGATCCCTTCAAGCATTATTTGTACAGGTTTCACGACATTTAATTTCGCATTCGGTTTTAAATGGCGTAAACGTATTTCAGCAAGCATGGGCTTGCTCGATTGAGCTTGAATCTATAGTCGAGCGCGCGACGGACGCTTGACTGCCTTCGATCGGGCACGTGCGCCAATGTACGTACTTGTAATTCACAGATAGTGGATACGGAAGCCGaaaattggttttatttgtaCCTGTTATACTCGCTTCAAATTGTGCTATTTACATTTTGGGGATCAATGAACTACttttcattaaacaaatatagaaacatgtaggtattaaaattgttcagtgttttttttttgtgctcTAAAAAACCGTTTTGGCTTCCTTTCGTAAAGtgcttaaaacataaaaatgcacACTCGAGCATCGAAGCTAATCTAAAAATTTTCTTTACGATccattatttttacaacactaCGACGTTTTCCAACTAGCAAACTATCTACTGGTGTATGGCAGCATTCCAAAGCTTTATTCCCAAAAGCAAGATAATGTGTGTGTGGccttatataaaaatgtcacGTAATGCACGGATAGTCTTTCATGaacgtttaattttcaaaatggaAGAAAACCATTTAACGGATGGTTTTGCTTTATgtaatcagtagctcgattctttactaccaTCGATTGCCGActactggctagctatcgagaaattttgtgtgaaattctgaccagcgcctctaacgggcgtcgaaggaactattttggcagtacatcttaaatgtcaaactttcgatgctCGACTGTACCaactatagagaatcgcggtacagtatTGAGAGTTTACGATTCGGTCGCCTTAACTATTCAGCGGTAAAAGCGAAATTATATTTCTTGACATATTTCATTAATAGATAAATGCAGCAGAAAATGTTATATGACGTTTGTCTACGTCAACGGTATGACGTTAAACATATCAGATATCATAGTTACGAGATCTTCTATTTGTGTTGCTCAACAAAAGATAAATCCAATTTGCAGCAGAATTTTCTGTCATTATTATCAACAAGTCAGCTATCGACAAATATTGTACAGAaacctgtagcgcaatttttttatgtcagTACTCCACGTGATATATAACTATTGAGTATAACGAGTTTGACATCtgtaaatgtactcaaaaatcGTACCTACGGACTTACTGGGACTCACTTGATTGATCAAGCAATCATCATtgatcaagttttcatacaaaatttgttgcTAGCTACTTGATTTTCGacagtcgatagtagcagaaaATTATGCTACTGGTAAGCATCCCACCCGGGAGTCTAAGGAACAAATATTTGGTCAATTTGAAAAAACTCTTGATACTATTGAGCTTAGAAAATCGCTTTATTGTATGTACCtttggatgcgaataaggaggAGGATAAACCAGAAGACAGCCTGCTTCCGacggggtgcatagcaaaactgttaACTTTTGCTCTGCCCCTCAACGTCTAGAGAAGCAAAGGAAaaggtgacacaaaggatcaggaatggtcgaaatGTCAGCCAGACATTAACTGGCCCTACAATAATAACAACCTATATATAacctattatataaatatatatataacaacccctaagataagataagatgtACCTTTGGTTATATCGCCATGTGGAATCAAGTTCATGTCTAGTCATCCACAGTCCAATTACTTTGTAAATTGACTACTTAAAGTGATTTGACAGCAGATTCAAATTAGTGTGTTATTGTTCCTAGTAATGCAATTTAAACGAGTACAAATAAGTACTGATATCATAACAATTACACTAACATATCGgtgttataatttgtttgctgagaaacaaattaataaaatcaattttatacaCTTCCAGCCATAAAATTGGCAACATATTAGTGAATTGAAGTCGTTCACTCGATGCCCTTGGACGTGATATTTCAATATGAAATCATgtggtttttttattgttataagtttgaTTGGCGTTAGTATTTCTTTCgtttataaacaatttcaaaaattCAGGAGGTTCTTAATTACacctgttttttatttaaatacaaagttaaaGGTAAAATTTCATGgtttttatgaatttttgtttttcagatgAATGTTCAAGGAAAGACAGCAACGGAAAGAAATGTATGTGCTTCAATcaagaaagtaaaaaatcttGACATTCCTAGATATTATTCAGGACTTAGAGAGGAGGCGGGCGTTAGTTCTAAggtaaagtttgttttatactatattagtattgttttctaaataaaatttaccgACGTAGGTATACACCAAGAATAcaaatgttgataaaaaattTCAAACTTAGGAATTTTGTATTCCATAGTATAcggtacatttaaaaaacaaagaaacctttattttgatattcaataacacgtaaaattttatagaaatatttaattacaggtCAAAATTACAGGCCAACTCTTTAAGAAGTTAGAACAAACGAAACAAAAGTATGgaaaagaacaaaaaattgtaaacaatcGAGACGGCTACACGTTAAGGAATAATGTATTGGGTTCACCGAAAAATTCCCTTTTAGGGCGTACTTTCCGACCGAATTACATCACTGAAGactgtaaagaaaaatgtagGGCGCGAGTGCATTATTGGTGTGGACCCTGCGCCCTAAGGGAGATCAAATACCTTGAAAGAATATGCGCTAAAAAAATCAGGTGCACATTTGTTAACCCCAAAGAAATCATTTActtaatttcaaatgtaaacacgtaacaaaatatttttgttaacaaaatgttGACAAAGTGTTTAAAGTtcattaacattaataaaactgaataaactgtgtttaagtaataaaaagtatattatttgtatgcCGATCGTAAAagttcaaatattgttttttaactatTAGGACAaccttttaaagttttataaagaaagattggattacttttcttatttatcttattttacaaacagGTCAATAGATGGACAGACTGtagaaaacaatttaattaaagtgtCTCATACACAGCCATGTCACAGTAGCCACTTACATAATTactactcataaaaatattacaagaaaaAATGAAGTTCAATCAAGCAATGTAAGACATCTAAATTGTGAAgtgaatttaaaaatgtaaaatgaaatCCGACAACCACTTACATTATTTCTATTACCTTCCCTGTACTCTAAAGAGCACGTTTGTCATAAATCAAGATTTACATAGCGatcttcaaaaatctttgatttGCTTTAATCCAATAATTCAGAAGAAAGCCTTATAGGCACGATATATCTTGATGgtagtattaaaaaatctgagtatatccaaaataaagtagccgtATAAAACATGCCACTGCCAGATGCATTTATAAGGCGGTGTCTGAAGCACGGAATTTCCAAAATTCTGAATTATACCTCGCCCACCGTGATCCTTCCAGACAAGGCTTTATACTAAGTTCTTGGactataaaaaaagttttattaaaattgttgaaaCGATCCACTAGAGCACGACAGACTCGATTCATAGTTCAATATTTCAAACTAGATTTGTCTTCTGAGATTATTGAAGTCTACGGTTGTTTAAAAAGTCCTTGTAAAAGGGAGGTTTCGTTTAAATCGTAGTTTTTCATCTTTGAAGTCTGAAGCTTGATTTGCAtactttttattagttaaatggAATATCactgtatatttttagttttatttaatactttatattaataaacttcGATATTTAAAGGTCATTAATCTATAATACTGTACTTATTTGGTAATCCTTCTCTTgttatatatcagcttagcctttttccaaactatgtaagagtcagcttccagtctcaccggatgcagctggataccagtgttttacatggagcgactgcctatctgacctccacaacccagttacctgggatttaacatgatacccttcgataagactggttgtcagaatttcaagcttctgagtactgttaacgactgtcaaagatcttcgaaaatgacagccgggaaccacaatttaacgtgccttccgaaacacggaggaactcgatatgtgttagatggtcacccatccacagtacaacctcggcaagtgggGCTTAACCTCAGgaatcgatccgcgcggctgtcgttaactaagccacgagctcctcaatcCTTCTTCTGTTATACTGACATAACTCTACGGCAAATAGCCAGTCCATTTATCGTTAGAAATGTATATTACGCACTATGCCAGTCAATTATGACCTACTGTGTATCCAGTTGGGGAGGCGCTGCCAAAACCATTTTAAAGCCCTTAGAGATAGCCCATAGAGCTATACTTAAGGTTGCCACCTTTCGACCCATCTTATTCCCAACCAACGAACTCTATAAATCATGGAATGTGCTCAGTGTCAGACAAATGTATATATTG belongs to Anticarsia gemmatalis isolate Benzon Research Colony breed Stoneville strain chromosome 9, ilAntGemm2 primary, whole genome shotgun sequence and includes:
- the LOC142975237 gene encoding uncharacterized protein LOC142975237, encoding MKSCGFFIVISLIGMNVQGKTATERNVCASIKKVKNLDIPRYYSGLREEAGVSSKVKITGQLFKKLEQTKQKYGKEQKIVNNRDGYTLRNNVLGSPKNSLLGRTFRPNYITEDCKCLNRHANVSSACLDVVVDLQASIV